One region of Purpureocillium takamizusanense chromosome 4, complete sequence genomic DNA includes:
- a CDS encoding Nitric oxide dioxygenase (COG:C~EggNog:ENOG503NWBB): protein MALTYKESQKIRATIPALQEHGELLVTVFYRNLLHNHPELKNLFNTANQVNGFQPRALASIILQFAKNINHIYELVPKLERICQKHCSLGVQPEHYSILGKHLIEAFSQVLGPQMTPEALQAWKRAYSILANMLIGREKQLYGSWGRWTGWRQFRVVERVPENPDICSFLLSPVDEQNLPGFMPGQYISVRVDVPGKNYKQIRQYSLSDSPRPGHYRITVKRDDGTKRKPSTASHCPYANTPGVVSNQLLDSLFAGDTIEASHPTGQFYLDTNNLSSEPVVLISAGIGATPVLSILNYIIENQPTRPVSWVHGARSDMPFHAHIAKLQKERPNFHSKVFKTHLADADLAGVTYDYDYRLDLATLSPDDLCLTRSSAEYYVCGPEQFMLETADFLESQHVDPTRIKYELFATGERAASPS, encoded by the coding sequence ATGGCGTTGACATACAAAGAAAGCCAGAAAATCAGGGCCACAATTCCGGCCCTGCAGGAGCACGGTGAACTCCTTGTCACCGTGTTTTACCGCAACCTCTTACACAACCACCCGGAGCTGAAGAACCTCTTCAATACCGCCAACCAAGTCAATGGCTTTCAACCTCGAGCTCTCGCCTCCATCATCTTGCAATTCGCCAAAAACATCAATCACATCTACGAGCTCGTGCCGAAACTGGAAAGAATCTGCCAGAAGCACTGTTCGCTCGGCGTCCAGCCAGAGCATTACAGTATTCTGGGGAAGCATCTCATCGAAGCGTTCTCCCAAGTGTTGGGACCCCAAATGACACCGGAAGCCCTACAAGCATGGAAAAGGGCGTACTCTATCCTTGCCAACATGCTCATCGGTCGCGAGAAGCAGCTGTATGGTAGCTGGGGCCGGTGGACTGGATGGCGACAGTTCCGCGTGGTCGAAAGAGTGCCTGAAAATCCCGACATATGTTCATTCCTACTCAGTCCCGTGGATGAACAAAACTTACCTGGCTTCATGCCGGGACAGTACATATCCGTGCGCGTCGACGTTCCTGGAAAGAACTACAAGCAAATCAGACAGTATTCCCTCAGCGACTCGCCTCGTCCCGGTCACTACCGCATCACGGTCAaacgcgacgacggcacaAAGCGCAAACCTTCGACGGCCAGCCACTGTCCGTACGCGAACACCCCCGGTGTTGTCTCAAATCAACTTCTCGACAGCCTCTTCGCTGGCGACACGATCGAGGCCAGTCATCCTACGGGACAGTTCTACCTAGATACCAATAACCTGTCCAGCGAGCCGGTGGTACTCATCTCAGCAGGAATTGGCGCGACACCAGTCTTGTCAATACTCAATTACATCATAGAGAATCAGCCCACGCGGCCGGTATCATGGGTTCACGGGGCCCGCAGTGACATGCCGTTCCACGCTCACATCGCCAAACTGCAAAAGGAGAGGCCCAACTTCCACAGCAAGGTGTTCAAAACCCATCTCGCGGATGCGGACCTGGCAGGAGTAACGTACGACTACGACTATCGTCTGGATCTAGCGACGTTGAGCCCAGATGACCTGTGTCTCACGCGAAGCTCTGCAGAGTACTATGTCTGTGGACCGGAGCAATTCATGCTGGAGACGGCCGATTTTCTAGAGTCCCAGCACGTCGACCCCACGAGGATCAAATACGAGCTCTTTGCAACGGGGGAGCgagctgcgtcgccgtcatga